In Geotalea uraniireducens, the genomic window ACATCATCCCTCATCAGGCTAACGTCCGGATCATCGATTTCATCTCCAAGAAAACCGGCATTGAGAAGGAGCGGTTTCTGCTTAATTTGGACCGGTACGGAAACACTGCCGCTGCTTCCGTCGGCTTGGCGTTGGATGAGAACTTGCGCAATGGGACAATTCGCCCCGGCCACCTGGTTCTGATAATGGGCTTTGGCGGAGGCCTTTCCTGGGGGGGGCTGCTTATTCGCTTCTAAAGCCGGCCAACCCCTCTCCCGCTGTAATAACCGTCAGTCCGGCCCGCGTGGCGATCTCCTGCAGCAACGCGTCAGGGACGACCTTCTGCCAGCCCTGATGGAACCGGTTGGCGGCCAGAAAAATCCCCCGTGGGGCGAGTCGCCTCGTCAACCCCTCGATAGCGCGTTCCAGATCTTTCCGTACATTGATGAATGGTCCTCCCAATATTCCGTTACAAACAATGACATCATACCTCGCACCTCCCCAATCAGCAGGTTGCAGCAGGTCCTCGCTCCGGAAGCGGATTCGGTCCACCGCGCCTCGTTGGTGAAGATCGGCGTTATGGCGTCGAAAACGACCTTGTCTCATTTCGTCGTGGGGGAAGAAAGCGTGGGTCGCGGCGAATAGTTCGACGGGCTCGTGGGTTGTGCCGTGGATCATGAATGCCGTTGGCGGATATCCTGCTTTCAGCAACAGGCGCGCAAGGTCGTAAGTCCCTTCGCCGCTGCCGCAGGCGGCGTCAAGGCAGCGGATCGGCCGATTTACGAACTCAGGTGTTGTCAGCCATTCTTTCAGAAAGGCCGCTTGTCGGGGATACCGGTTGAAAGCATTGCCAAAATGAGGCGGCAAGTACAGCGCGAAGATGAAGCGATGGCGCTGCTGATCGTCGACTGCCAGGCGATTGAGCAGCCGGGCAGGGTTGGGGTCTTGAAACGGCGGGGGCAAGCGTCTGAGCAGGTCCAGCCAGCTGCGGGCCATTGACAACGGCGGGGCGAGCCCCCCCGACTGCTGGCAGAGGGCGAGGTCGAGCAGCCGGGTAACAGCGCTGGCAATTTCCGCGAAAGGGAGGTAAGTTTCGGTAATGATTTCCATTTCGGCGGTGACTGCCAGATCGGCTGTCCACCAAGGAGTGGGGCAGGTCGTGAGAAAGACGGCGAAGCGTTCGCCTAGACGCTCGATCCGCCGTGCAAGTTCGCTGTCGAGCAGCGAGCCTCTCGTTGCGAGGTATGGCAGGGATGCGGCAATCGCCTCGCTGTCCCAAGCGGGAATATGGTCGGATGGTTCGATCATGCGGGGCCTGTGAGATCTCCATTGTGCCAGAATGGCACACGAAACGCTCGGGGCTTGGTGTGCAGCAAGGGGGTCACTGCCGGGCCTGCCGGGCTGCTGCCGGTGTTCTGGCGACCACAGTCTCTGGTTTGATCGGGCAAATGTCAATCAGGAAGACGAAAGGTACAGATGCTGACCGATAGACTCTCCATGCTGGCGTGTGTGATTCGTTATTCGCTGGTCCCAGCCTCCCGCCGCGCCCCCCCCGTGCCTCTTTCGCAGCTGCCGTTACCACTGCCACCTGGTGAATTTATGGTTGTTTCGCGCACCCTGGTCGCCCGCTGGCTTGCCTCGCCCGGTCAATTCGGTGATTGCGCGACAGGGATGATTGCCACTTTGTTTCCCGACT contains:
- a CDS encoding CheR family methyltransferase; translated protein: MIEPSDHIPAWDSEAIAASLPYLATRGSLLDSELARRIERLGERFAVFLTTCPTPWWTADLAVTAEMEIITETYLPFAEIASAVTRLLDLALCQQSGGLAPPLSMARSWLDLLRRLPPPFQDPNPARLLNRLAVDDQQRHRFIFALYLPPHFGNAFNRYPRQAAFLKEWLTTPEFVNRPIRCLDAACGSGEGTYDLARLLLKAGYPPTAFMIHGTTHEPVELFAATHAFFPHDEMRQGRFRRHNADLHQRGAVDRIRFRSEDLLQPADWGGARYDVIVCNGILGGPFINVRKDLERAIEGLTRRLAPRGIFLAANRFHQGWQKVVPDALLQEIATRAGLTVITAGEGLAGFRSE